The following proteins are encoded in a genomic region of Vibrio spartinae:
- a CDS encoding non-ribosomal peptide synthetase, which produces MSMSNMIDQSPAQWSQAARQPEDIDFVKDTEPGTFPLNPAGGLAARTPQAKLAIQPWSTGATLALPNEYQTILDLLGQQVESLPARLALCDGQTSWTFAQLHEQVNTLAANFLQAGVRHGDVIGVALPRTGMAVIALLAVMKCGAVYLPIDPDYPQERIEAILEQARPRGVLFDEHPSCGLQQAMQHVTKPLSASSLSTSSLSTSSLSTSSLSIKRESTKRESTTPRPTILQWRLATLLCAGEDFPSDYPAPQREDTAYIIFTSGSTGKPKGVLNHHGALLNLALSHRQTIFERTLSQLKQTCDCPVVRAAHTTSFSFDASWEQILWMIHGHTLYLYSNEQRRDAFELTRLVEHDQIDALDLSPSLFYQMLEAGLMTMSHVPTLVLVGSEAIPHKLWQKVREYPALMVENFYGPTEYTVDAVSASFKADDTPVIGRPIANTRTYVLDETLTPVPTGYVGELYLAGAGMAQGYLNQPGMTAERFVADPFVAGEVMYRTGDLVRWSEKGQLAFIGRCDDQVKIRGYRIELGEVENALSVQLGVAQAVVVAEPFAGTHRLIGFCVLTPEHACQRNEECLSAALAQVLPDYMVPSVIEILDEMPINASGKIDRKALAAMPLSVTRRIGRAPQTDIERLLCQEAQSLFGVSVISAEDDFFSLGGDSISAMALVNRIRQQGYILKVKDIFVEKTLEKIALQIDHHQHTRVPHVDDSAVPLRMSDDVRAQFTAEYGAIRDIIPTLPVQNGLLSHARTRGQQSNYNALTKMQFVGDMDVQRLQQALDCVVLRHPQLLARFDVHILDQAVQVLPQITVAAVEQGSSLWPLEICSLNELPSEEQDAVLATIESREILRPFDMDDTRQPLLYAVLVHHHNNQHTLFLSEHHLVIDGWSMPILLRDLLQAYVQATGLVTPQSPDRYASVIRQLASRDKSVARQAWSQALAGAQPTLLYQGESPSAQVRDASFQLSPLMTQKLMTLCQHNGLTVNSLMQGVWGMILRDISGCEDVIFGSPVSGRLCDIEGIESYVGLFTNTVPVRMRLQPNRPLIEQLKDVQSEQIHLCEHDMLGLDEIEQLTGEACWFDTMLSVDNYPNYDHWFSIDYHGMKLTAMENRGYTHLPLTVFVTPGESLDVLIAYRSIRYSPQRLARRFEQLLVQIIEQPMMALKHYTLAPDFAVSTELPTMGGENRAASVDASHFVQTTIPISVN; this is translated from the coding sequence ATGTCTATGAGCAATATGATCGATCAATCGCCGGCACAATGGTCGCAGGCCGCAAGACAGCCAGAAGATATTGATTTTGTCAAAGATACGGAGCCGGGTACCTTCCCATTGAACCCGGCCGGTGGCCTCGCAGCACGTACACCGCAAGCGAAACTCGCTATCCAGCCTTGGTCTACCGGTGCGACATTAGCGCTTCCGAATGAGTATCAAACCATTCTTGACCTGCTGGGGCAGCAAGTTGAATCATTGCCAGCACGACTGGCATTGTGCGACGGGCAGACATCATGGACGTTCGCGCAACTGCATGAACAGGTTAATACACTTGCTGCCAACTTCCTGCAAGCTGGCGTCCGTCATGGCGATGTCATTGGCGTCGCTCTGCCAAGAACAGGGATGGCGGTGATTGCGCTTTTGGCCGTGATGAAGTGCGGTGCTGTGTATCTCCCGATTGATCCGGATTACCCTCAAGAACGAATTGAGGCGATTCTGGAACAGGCGCGTCCCCGGGGTGTGCTGTTCGATGAGCATCCATCGTGTGGTTTGCAACAAGCGATGCAGCATGTCACCAAGCCGCTGTCTGCCTCGTCGCTATCTACCTCGTCGCTATCTACCTCGTCGCTGTCTACCTCGTCGCTATCTATTAAGCGAGAATCTACCAAACGAGAATCCACCACACCACGGCCCACCATACTACAATGGCGGCTCGCGACCTTGCTGTGCGCCGGGGAAGACTTTCCCTCCGATTATCCCGCCCCGCAGAGAGAGGATACGGCTTATATTATTTTTACATCCGGTTCGACCGGCAAGCCGAAAGGGGTTTTAAACCATCATGGCGCACTACTGAATCTCGCGCTGTCTCATCGACAGACGATTTTTGAACGGACGTTGTCGCAGTTGAAGCAAACGTGCGATTGCCCTGTGGTCCGGGCTGCACATACCACCTCTTTTTCTTTTGATGCGTCTTGGGAACAAATTTTATGGATGATTCACGGACATACACTGTATCTCTATTCAAATGAACAACGTCGGGATGCGTTTGAACTGACCCGGTTGGTTGAACACGATCAAATTGACGCGTTAGATCTGTCTCCGTCGTTGTTTTATCAGATGTTGGAAGCCGGACTGATGACGATGTCGCATGTGCCGACGCTCGTCTTGGTCGGAAGTGAGGCAATACCGCATAAATTGTGGCAGAAGGTGAGAGAGTACCCTGCGCTGATGGTTGAAAACTTCTATGGGCCAACGGAATATACGGTTGATGCGGTCAGTGCCAGTTTTAAAGCGGATGATACCCCAGTGATCGGCCGCCCCATCGCCAATACGCGGACTTATGTATTAGACGAAACACTGACACCGGTGCCGACAGGGTATGTAGGAGAGCTTTATCTTGCCGGGGCGGGCATGGCACAGGGATATTTAAATCAACCCGGTATGACCGCAGAACGCTTTGTCGCGGATCCATTTGTTGCCGGTGAGGTGATGTACCGGACCGGAGACTTAGTGCGTTGGTCTGAAAAGGGGCAACTTGCTTTTATCGGACGTTGTGATGATCAGGTGAAAATCCGGGGTTATCGAATCGAGCTGGGCGAGGTTGAAAATGCATTGTCAGTGCAGCTAGGTGTTGCTCAGGCTGTCGTTGTCGCAGAGCCTTTTGCTGGAACGCACCGCTTGATCGGGTTTTGTGTGCTGACGCCTGAGCATGCCTGTCAACGCAATGAGGAGTGTTTATCGGCGGCTCTTGCGCAAGTTCTGCCTGACTATATGGTTCCTTCGGTGATTGAGATCCTTGATGAAATGCCGATTAATGCGAGCGGTAAGATTGATCGCAAAGCGTTGGCTGCGATGCCGCTGTCGGTGACCCGACGGATTGGTCGTGCACCGCAGACTGATATCGAACGACTATTGTGTCAGGAAGCGCAGTCATTATTCGGGGTCTCGGTGATCTCTGCGGAAGATGACTTTTTTTCACTCGGTGGTGATAGCATCTCGGCAATGGCTTTGGTTAACCGGATACGTCAGCAAGGATACATTTTGAAGGTCAAAGATATCTTTGTGGAAAAGACGCTGGAAAAAATAGCATTGCAAATTGATCACCATCAGCACACCCGTGTGCCGCATGTGGATGATTCCGCAGTCCCGCTCCGGATGAGTGATGATGTTCGGGCACAATTTACGGCTGAATATGGTGCAATTCGTGACATTATTCCGACTTTACCGGTTCAGAATGGTCTGCTGTCTCATGCCCGTACCCGCGGGCAACAGAGCAACTATAACGCCCTGACAAAGATGCAGTTCGTCGGTGACATGGATGTGCAACGCTTACAGCAAGCGCTCGATTGTGTTGTATTACGCCACCCACAATTACTGGCTCGTTTTGACGTTCATATTTTAGATCAAGCGGTTCAAGTGCTGCCCCAAATTACAGTGGCGGCAGTGGAACAAGGAAGCAGCTTATGGCCGCTGGAAATTTGTTCTCTCAATGAATTACCGAGTGAGGAGCAAGATGCCGTGCTGGCCACCATTGAGTCCCGGGAAATCTTACGTCCCTTTGATATGGATGATACCCGCCAGCCATTACTTTATGCCGTATTAGTGCATCACCATAACAATCAGCATACGCTGTTTTTATCTGAACACCATTTGGTTATTGACGGGTGGTCAATGCCGATTTTGCTACGCGATCTGCTTCAGGCTTATGTTCAGGCTACGGGGTTGGTCACACCGCAAAGTCCTGATCGTTATGCCAGCGTGATTAGACAATTAGCTTCACGAGATAAATCTGTCGCCAGACAAGCGTGGTCACAGGCATTGGCTGGCGCGCAACCAACCCTTCTCTATCAAGGTGAATCACCGTCAGCACAGGTCAGAGATGCATCTTTTCAGTTATCACCTCTGATGACGCAGAAGCTGATGACGCTCTGCCAACACAATGGTTTAACCGTCAATTCGTTGATGCAAGGGGTGTGGGGAATGATCTTGCGTGATATCTCCGGATGTGAAGATGTTATTTTTGGTTCACCGGTTTCGGGACGTCTTTGTGACATTGAAGGCATCGAATCTTATGTCGGTCTGTTTACCAATACGGTTCCCGTCCGGATGCGACTCCAGCCAAATCGTCCATTGATTGAACAACTGAAAGACGTTCAGTCGGAACAGATTCATCTGTGTGAACACGATATGTTGGGGTTGGATGAGATCGAGCAACTGACGGGAGAGGCGTGTTGGTTTGATACCATGTTGTCTGTGGATAATTATCCGAATTATGATCATTGGTTTAGCATCGATTACCATGGCATGAAACTGACAGCGATGGAAAACCGAGGTTATACTCATTTGCCACTGACCGTTTTCGTGACCCCCGGAGAATCTCTGGATGTGCTGATTGCGTATCGGTCAATCCGCTATTCACCTCAGCGTCTGGCAAGGCGGTTTGAACAACTGCTGGTGCAGATCATTGAGCAACCGATGATGGCGCTGAAACACTATACTTTGGCGCCTGACTTCGCCGTGTCAACCGAGTTACCGACGATGGGGGGCGAAAACCGAGCGGCATCGGTTGACGCAAGTCACTTTGTGCAAACGACTATACCGATATCCGTCAACTGA
- a CDS encoding MbtH family protein, whose product MNDKKYTNPFDDVNHRFLVLTNDRGQYSLWPEFSPVPQGWQAIFGPKDKSDCLSYVEQNWQHGHLSGLNS is encoded by the coding sequence ATGAATGATAAAAAATATACCAATCCATTTGATGATGTGAATCATCGATTTCTGGTACTGACCAATGACCGTGGTCAGTACAGTTTGTGGCCGGAATTTAGTCCGGTTCCTCAAGGTTGGCAAGCGATCTTCGGTCCGAAAGATAAATCTGACTGTCTCAGTTATGTCGAACAAAACTGGCAGCATGGTCATCTCTCCGGGCTGAATTCATGA
- a CDS encoding 4'-phosphopantetheinyl transferase family protein, translating into MTFLIWQKQLCLGGQMLFMNRYVRDQYTAGAAQEGITLPESLLGAVSKRKAEFVAGRIAAKYALLHRGASEPWVGIGEHRSPLWPDGFIGSISHTDDTAISTVATKAERLSIGVDVENIMDETLCESIGRMIVTPEEIRLQDVTDWHKAQFMSLMFSAKESLFKALYPLVKRYLDFHDAQLISLEPQYSHFTFELSPILQQQTGIQFCHGHYLFLEDALVTLIPIERDA; encoded by the coding sequence ATGACATTTCTGATCTGGCAAAAGCAATTATGCTTGGGTGGACAGATGCTTTTTATGAATCGCTATGTGCGTGATCAGTATACGGCAGGGGCAGCACAAGAAGGCATCACCTTACCTGAGTCCCTGCTCGGGGCGGTCAGCAAAAGAAAAGCAGAATTTGTTGCCGGCAGAATTGCTGCAAAATATGCCTTGCTGCACCGAGGCGCATCTGAACCTTGGGTCGGAATCGGAGAGCATCGTTCACCGCTGTGGCCTGACGGATTTATCGGCTCCATCTCACATACGGATGATACGGCTATCTCTACTGTGGCGACGAAAGCGGAGCGGTTATCAATCGGGGTTGATGTCGAAAACATCATGGATGAAACACTCTGCGAGTCGATCGGAAGAATGATCGTCACGCCTGAGGAAATCCGGCTTCAGGATGTCACCGATTGGCATAAAGCACAGTTTATGTCTTTGATGTTTTCTGCCAAGGAGAGCCTGTTTAAGGCGCTTTATCCTTTAGTAAAACGTTACCTTGACTTCCATGATGCGCAATTGATTTCGCTTGAGCCGCAGTATTCACATTTCACATTTGAACTCTCCCCAATACTTCAGCAACAGACCGGAATACAGTTTTGTCATGGACATTATCTGTTTCTGGAAGACGCACTCGTAACATTGATACCGATTGAACGAGATGCCTGA
- a CDS encoding EVE domain-containing protein has product MAYWLFKTEPDTFSIDTLRVQQRACWEGVRNYQARNMMRDQVRRGDQVLIYHSSCKQVGVAGIAEVVREAYPDHFAFDPASEVYDPKSTPENPRWVMVDVAFVSQMARIIPLAVMKTMPELTQMPLVKQGNRLSIMPVTEAEWLAILSLR; this is encoded by the coding sequence ATGGCATATTGGTTATTTAAAACAGAGCCTGATACTTTTTCAATTGATACTTTACGCGTGCAGCAGCGCGCTTGTTGGGAAGGCGTCAGAAACTATCAAGCGCGTAATATGATGCGCGATCAAGTCCGTCGTGGGGATCAGGTCCTGATCTATCATTCATCCTGTAAACAGGTTGGGGTAGCTGGTATTGCTGAGGTGGTCCGTGAAGCCTATCCTGATCACTTTGCATTTGACCCCGCCAGCGAGGTTTACGATCCCAAATCAACCCCGGAAAACCCGCGTTGGGTAATGGTTGATGTTGCTTTTGTCAGCCAAATGGCGCGGATTATTCCCCTCGCTGTTATGAAAACAATGCCCGAACTGACGCAGATGCCTTTGGTGAAACAGGGCAACCGGCTTTCCATTATGCCAGTCACTGAAGCGGAGTGGTTGGCAATACTTTCCCTGCGTTGA
- a CDS encoding tRNA-uridine aminocarboxypropyltransferase: protein MKVNQQPEQLPTPCPGCGLVYQCICQAIPRCASGIKLSLLVHEREINRATNTGRWLVHALPQCQSYLWQRKQADVQFQQQLDDPRFFPVLLFPAPDALTADELCAQIYTEHKPQTQAHDHQPQQPVPHFILLDGTWQEARKMERKSAWLAALPRMQITPNTTSSYRLRRNQQPDSLCTLEVVAALLEQRGETKDAQALNDFLHLFMDALQADKNRAPGR from the coding sequence ATGAAAGTGAATCAACAGCCGGAACAATTACCGACCCCATGCCCCGGCTGTGGTTTGGTCTATCAGTGCATTTGTCAGGCCATTCCCCGTTGCGCGAGTGGCATCAAGCTGTCCTTGCTGGTTCATGAACGGGAGATCAATCGGGCAACCAATACCGGACGCTGGCTCGTCCATGCACTGCCGCAGTGTCAGTCATACCTCTGGCAACGCAAACAAGCCGATGTGCAATTCCAACAACAGTTGGACGATCCCCGATTTTTTCCGGTGCTGCTATTCCCGGCTCCCGACGCACTTACAGCGGATGAACTTTGCGCTCAAATATACACTGAGCACAAACCTCAGACTCAAGCGCACGATCATCAACCACAGCAACCCGTGCCACATTTCATTTTGCTCGACGGGACTTGGCAAGAAGCGCGGAAGATGGAAAGAAAGAGTGCTTGGCTGGCAGCACTGCCCCGCATGCAGATCACGCCAAATACAACCTCATCTTACCGGTTGAGACGCAACCAACAGCCTGACTCACTCTGCACATTGGAAGTCGTAGCCGCCCTGCTCGAACAACGCGGTGAGACCAAGGATGCTCAGGCATTAAACGATTTTTTACACCTGTTTATGGATGCCTTGCAAGCGGATAAAAACCGCGCTCCGGGACGATAG
- the yigB gene encoding 5-amino-6-(5-phospho-D-ribitylamino)uracil phosphatase YigB yields MFYYRSLPVIQAMTFDLDDTLYDNVPVIRQLERKMLDWMHLNHPVSALHPMAWWKQLKTNVAQQSPELAHDVTQWRYEQVMQGLILLGYSADDARQAAEDAINEMFYWRHQIAVPEETHRVLTLLSRQVPLIAVTNGNVDPNKIGLGHYFQQTLQAGPDGFAKPYPDLFIKAQRTLDLPADQILHVGDHLNTDVYGAKMNGFAACWLNDQHKNIRTEPAAMLLPDVEIKQLSSLLGLV; encoded by the coding sequence ATGTTTTATTATCGCTCTCTCCCTGTGATTCAGGCAATGACCTTTGATTTGGACGATACGCTCTACGATAACGTCCCTGTGATTCGCCAACTGGAACGTAAAATGTTGGATTGGATGCATTTGAATCATCCGGTCAGTGCGTTGCATCCGATGGCGTGGTGGAAGCAATTGAAAACCAATGTCGCCCAGCAATCTCCTGAGTTGGCGCATGATGTGACGCAATGGCGTTATGAGCAGGTTATGCAGGGGTTGATACTGTTGGGGTATTCAGCCGATGACGCTCGTCAAGCCGCTGAAGATGCAATCAATGAAATGTTCTATTGGCGTCATCAGATAGCGGTTCCGGAAGAAACACACCGTGTGCTGACCTTATTGAGCCGACAGGTCCCGTTAATTGCTGTGACCAATGGCAATGTCGACCCGAATAAAATTGGGCTGGGGCACTATTTTCAGCAAACACTGCAAGCGGGTCCTGACGGCTTTGCCAAACCTTATCCCGATCTGTTTATCAAAGCGCAACGCACTCTCGATCTGCCTGCTGACCAGATTCTGCATGTCGGTGATCATCTGAATACTGATGTTTATGGCGCCAAAATGAATGGGTTTGCAGCCTGCTGGTTGAATGACCAACATAAAAATATCCGTACCGAACCGGCAGCGATGTTACTGCCGGATGTCGAGATTAAGCAGTTATCAAGCTTGTTAGGTCTTGTGTAA
- the xerC gene encoding tyrosine recombinase XerC translates to MNSESLRLPDELQQPLQRFYEYLRSEKGLSLYTRQNYQQQLTQMTAYLAGNGVTCWQQLDSAWVRQLAAKGMRDGIKASSLATRLSALRSFLDFLVLRGDLTANPAKGVSAPKKKRPLPKNLDVDEVAQLLEVNEDDPLAIRDRAMMELMYGAGLRLAEMVSVNLKDIHPGLGEIRVIGKGNKERKVPFSGQAVTWVKKWMAVRGQLAHADEPALFVSSRGGRISHRNVQKRMSEWGMKQSVASHISPHKLRHSFATHILESSHNLRAVQELLGHENISTTQIYTHLDFQHLAQAYDQAHPRAKKKRKP, encoded by the coding sequence ATGAATAGTGAAAGTCTGAGATTACCGGATGAATTACAGCAACCCCTTCAACGCTTCTATGAATATCTGAGAAGTGAGAAGGGGTTGAGTCTATATACGCGTCAGAATTATCAGCAACAACTGACTCAGATGACGGCTTATCTGGCTGGCAATGGGGTGACATGCTGGCAGCAATTGGATTCGGCATGGGTCAGACAACTGGCAGCGAAAGGGATGCGTGACGGCATCAAGGCCAGTAGTTTAGCGACGCGCTTGTCTGCCTTGCGTAGCTTTCTGGATTTTCTGGTATTAAGGGGGGATTTAACCGCAAATCCGGCCAAAGGTGTTTCTGCACCGAAGAAGAAACGCCCCTTGCCTAAAAATTTAGATGTCGATGAAGTCGCTCAGTTACTTGAAGTGAATGAAGATGATCCGCTCGCGATTCGCGATCGGGCTATGATGGAATTGATGTATGGTGCCGGTCTGCGTCTGGCGGAAATGGTCAGCGTCAATTTGAAAGATATTCACCCCGGTCTGGGAGAAATCCGCGTGATTGGGAAAGGTAACAAAGAACGTAAAGTACCGTTTAGCGGTCAGGCTGTGACGTGGGTGAAAAAATGGATGGCTGTTCGCGGGCAACTTGCTCATGCCGATGAGCCTGCTCTGTTTGTTTCGAGTCGTGGCGGAAGAATTTCGCATCGCAATGTCCAGAAACGGATGTCAGAGTGGGGAATGAAGCAGTCGGTCGCCAGCCATATCAGTCCCCACAAATTACGTCACTCTTTTGCCACTCATATTCTTGAATCAAGCCATAATTTGCGTGCGGTTCAGGAACTCTTGGGGCATGAAAATATTTCAACCACTCAGATATATACCCATCTCGATTTTCAGCATTTAGCGCAGGCTTATGATCAAGCTCATCCGCGCGCCAAGAAGAAACGGAAACCATAG
- a CDS encoding DUF484 family protein gives MSNTETEINENDVLTAEVVADYLQNHPDFFMNRPALVDRLALPHQQLGAVSLVHIQLNRQRHRIEELEEEITALMSLAASNDRTLHAFMDLQEQMFRCDELSQVIEAIERKAEQMSLKAHIRLSGVPTPYALDLAYWQRFSTNNFNGNRAYLGRMRKADRDGLFGEHSGAPEFGSYVVLPIRSTDTHGILAFSSEDGGHFQPSMDTLFLRYLAEVLTHLLSVLPWKRV, from the coding sequence GTGTCAAACACTGAAACTGAAATTAATGAAAATGATGTGTTAACCGCTGAAGTGGTGGCTGATTATTTACAAAATCATCCGGATTTCTTTATGAATCGTCCGGCGTTGGTTGATCGCCTTGCACTACCACATCAGCAACTTGGCGCAGTGTCTTTGGTTCACATTCAGTTGAACCGGCAGAGACACCGGATCGAAGAGCTTGAAGAAGAAATTACGGCGTTGATGTCTCTGGCAGCAAGTAATGACCGGACGCTGCATGCATTTATGGATCTGCAAGAACAGATGTTTCGGTGTGATGAGTTGAGTCAGGTCATTGAGGCGATTGAACGGAAAGCGGAGCAGATGTCGCTGAAAGCGCATATCCGTCTGTCGGGTGTGCCGACACCATACGCCTTGGACTTGGCCTATTGGCAACGTTTTTCCACCAACAATTTTAACGGGAACCGTGCTTATTTAGGCAGAATGCGTAAAGCGGATCGCGATGGTCTGTTTGGTGAACACTCAGGCGCGCCTGAGTTCGGTTCTTACGTGGTACTACCGATCAGAAGCACAGACACGCATGGTATTCTGGCTTTTTCCAGTGAAGACGGCGGTCATTTCCAGCCAAGTATGGATACATTGTTCTTGCGTTATCTGGCGGAGGTGTTGACCCATTTATTATCTGTACTGCCATGGAAACGCGTCTAA
- the dapF gene encoding diaminopimelate epimerase produces the protein MHFHFSKMHGLGNDFMVVDCITQNIFFSPDLIRRLANRHTGVGFDQLLLVEAPYDPETDFHYRIFNADGSEVEQCGNGARCFARFVRLKGLTNKYSVHVSTKKGKMILNVEDDNQITVNMGLPVFEPAKIPFKAKQSEKTYILRIAEQTLFCGVVSMGNPHVVTTVEDVDIADVDHLGPLLESHERFPERVNAGFMQVVSPNEIRLRVYERGAGETQACGSGACAAVAVGIIQEQLAENVTVHLPGGDLNISWKGPGQPLYMTGPATHIYEGQIAC, from the coding sequence ATGCATTTTCATTTTTCTAAAATGCACGGTTTGGGTAATGACTTCATGGTCGTTGATTGTATTACCCAGAATATTTTCTTCTCACCGGATCTGATTCGTCGCTTAGCGAACCGGCACACAGGTGTCGGTTTTGACCAATTGTTATTGGTTGAAGCGCCTTATGATCCGGAAACAGATTTTCACTATCGGATCTTCAATGCAGATGGCAGTGAAGTTGAGCAGTGTGGAAATGGTGCTCGTTGTTTTGCGCGCTTTGTTCGACTGAAAGGTTTGACGAACAAATACAGCGTTCATGTCAGCACCAAGAAAGGAAAGATGATTCTGAATGTCGAAGACGACAACCAGATTACCGTGAATATGGGATTACCAGTATTTGAACCTGCGAAAATCCCGTTTAAGGCAAAGCAGTCAGAAAAGACTTATATTTTACGCATTGCAGAACAGACACTGTTTTGTGGCGTGGTCAGTATGGGGAATCCCCATGTGGTGACAACAGTTGAGGATGTCGATATCGCAGATGTGGATCACCTTGGGCCACTACTGGAGTCCCATGAACGTTTTCCTGAACGCGTGAATGCTGGTTTTATGCAGGTCGTGAGCCCCAATGAAATCCGGTTACGGGTTTATGAGCGTGGGGCTGGTGAAACTCAGGCGTGCGGCAGTGGCGCTTGTGCCGCTGTTGCTGTGGGGATTATTCAAGAGCAGTTGGCCGAGAATGTCACCGTACATTTGCCGGGTGGTGACCTGAATATTAGCTGGAAGGGGCCGGGACAACCACTCTATATGACCGGACCTGCCACACATATTTATGAAGGTCAGATTGCGTGCTGA
- the lysA gene encoding diaminopimelate decarboxylase, translated as MDYFNYQNDGQLCAEGVRLAELAKDYGTPLYVYSKATLERHWNAFDQAVGAHPHLVCYAVKANSNLGVLSVLARLGSGFDIVSQGELERVLAAGGNPEKIVFSGVGKTEAEMKRALELKIKCFNVESESELHRLNRVAQSLGVKAPVSLRINPDVDAKTHPYISTGLRDNKFGIAFDRAREVYRLAHQLEHLDVHGIDCHIGSQLTQIDPFIDATDRLLALIDALKAEGIHIRHLDVGGGLGVVYDAETPPQPAEYAKALLSRLGSYQDLELVFEPGRAIAANAGILLTKVEFLKHTEYKNFAIIDAAMNDLMRPALYQAWQKIVPVTPREGTALVYDLVGPVCETGDFIGKERELVLEEGDLLAVRSAGAYGFAMSSNYNSRSRAAEVMVDGEQVHLVRQREPLSSLWALESVLPE; from the coding sequence TTGGATTATTTTAATTACCAGAACGATGGACAGCTATGTGCTGAAGGGGTTCGTCTCGCAGAGCTGGCAAAGGACTATGGCACACCACTTTATGTTTATTCAAAAGCAACGCTAGAACGCCACTGGAATGCGTTTGATCAGGCTGTTGGCGCACATCCACATCTGGTTTGTTATGCCGTGAAAGCAAACTCCAATTTAGGGGTGTTGAGTGTCTTGGCGCGGCTTGGCTCTGGATTTGATATTGTATCCCAAGGGGAGCTGGAGCGGGTTTTAGCGGCTGGCGGAAATCCCGAGAAAATCGTGTTTTCCGGTGTGGGTAAAACCGAAGCGGAAATGAAACGTGCACTCGAATTGAAGATTAAGTGCTTCAATGTTGAATCCGAATCCGAGTTACACCGTTTGAACCGTGTGGCTCAGTCTCTTGGTGTGAAGGCCCCGGTATCTCTACGGATTAACCCGGATGTTGATGCCAAAACACATCCATATATCTCGACAGGACTACGTGACAATAAATTCGGGATTGCTTTTGACCGCGCGCGCGAAGTCTATCGCTTAGCGCATCAATTGGAGCATCTGGACGTTCATGGGATTGATTGTCATATCGGTTCACAGTTGACTCAAATCGATCCCTTTATTGATGCAACGGACCGTCTTCTGGCGCTTATCGATGCGCTTAAAGCGGAAGGCATCCATATTCGCCATCTGGATGTCGGTGGTGGTTTGGGTGTGGTCTATGATGCAGAAACGCCACCACAGCCGGCAGAATATGCCAAAGCATTACTCTCGCGTCTGGGAAGTTATCAAGATTTGGAGCTGGTGTTTGAACCGGGGCGGGCGATTGCCGCAAATGCCGGAATTCTACTGACCAAAGTCGAATTCTTGAAGCATACCGAGTATAAGAATTTTGCGATTATTGATGCAGCGATGAATGATCTCATGCGTCCGGCTTTGTATCAGGCATGGCAGAAAATTGTACCGGTTACTCCCCGGGAAGGAACGGCGCTGGTTTATGATTTAGTGGGGCCTGTTTGCGAGACCGGTGATTTTATCGGTAAAGAGCGCGAGCTGGTGCTTGAGGAAGGTGATCTCCTGGCGGTTCGTTCGGCAGGTGCTTATGGATTTGCCATGTCATCAAACTATAATTCGCGTTCACGCGCCGCTGAGGTCATGGTTGATGGAGAACAGGTTCATCTGGTACGCCAGCGCGAGCCTCTCAGTAGTTTGTGGGCTTTGGAAAGTGTTTTACCGGAGTAA
- the lptM gene encoding LPS translocon maturation chaperone LptM produces the protein MNKKFTALLVLCVLALAGCGQTGPLYMPQDNTPQNQSQP, from the coding sequence ATGAATAAAAAGTTTACTGCACTTTTAGTGCTGTGCGTGTTAGCGTTGGCAGGTTGTGGACAGACCGGACCGTTGTATATGCCTCAAGACAATACACCGCAAAATCAATCACAACCTTAA
- the cyaY gene encoding iron donor protein CyaY produces the protein MNDTEFHQLVDQMLEQIEQMIDDSGADIDYETTGNVMTLDFEDRSQIVINRQEPMHEIWLASKSGGFHFQYTDQQWICSKTGLELIALIRQECEKQAGESIEWD, from the coding sequence ATGAACGATACTGAATTCCACCAACTTGTTGATCAAATGCTAGAACAGATTGAGCAAATGATTGATGACTCAGGTGCCGACATTGACTACGAGACAACAGGCAATGTCATGACACTGGATTTTGAAGATCGCAGTCAGATTGTGATCAACCGTCAGGAGCCGATGCATGAAATTTGGCTGGCCTCCAAATCCGGCGGATTCCATTTCCAGTACACGGATCAACAATGGATCTGCTCTAAAACCGGTCTGGAACTCATCGCATTAATTCGTCAGGAATGTGAAAAACAAGCCGGAGAGTCAATTGAGTGGGATTGA